In the genome of Hymenobacter taeanensis, one region contains:
- a CDS encoding SDR family NAD(P)-dependent oxidoreductase: MENFTPVLSQLAHPSSQPNPFSLEGHLALITGGGTGIGLEIARCMIAAGATVVITGRREGVLQEAVADLGAQAHYLTNDVCDLASLDGLVDHIEATYGELDIVVNNAGVNMKKPALEVTDEEFNRIIHTNLNSVFALTRACAKRMVARKRGVILMISSMAAYYGIDRVVAYAASKSAVEGMVKVLASEFSKDNVRVNAIAPGFIETEMSRTAMNSDPDRRDRAMRRTPMGKFGQPQDIGHAAVFLASDAARYITGASLPVDGGNSIGF; the protein is encoded by the coding sequence ATGGAAAACTTCACTCCCGTTCTCTCTCAACTTGCACACCCAAGCAGCCAGCCGAATCCGTTTTCCCTGGAAGGCCACCTTGCCCTGATTACGGGTGGTGGCACAGGCATTGGGCTGGAAATTGCCCGCTGCATGATTGCCGCCGGGGCCACTGTGGTTATCACGGGCCGGCGCGAGGGCGTACTGCAGGAAGCCGTGGCTGACCTGGGCGCGCAGGCGCATTACCTCACCAACGATGTTTGTGACCTGGCCTCACTAGATGGCTTGGTTGACCACATTGAGGCTACCTATGGTGAGCTGGATATCGTGGTAAACAATGCCGGGGTAAACATGAAAAAGCCCGCTCTGGAAGTAACCGATGAAGAGTTTAACCGCATCATTCACACCAACCTAAACTCGGTGTTTGCCCTTACCCGGGCCTGTGCCAAGCGCATGGTAGCCCGCAAGCGCGGCGTAATTCTGATGATTTCATCTATGGCTGCCTACTACGGAATTGATCGGGTGGTGGCCTACGCCGCTTCCAAGTCGGCGGTAGAGGGCATGGTGAAGGTGCTGGCCTCGGAGTTTTCCAAAGACAACGTGCGCGTGAATGCCATTGCTCCCGGCTTCATTGAAACCGAAATGAGCCGTACCGCCATGAACTCCGACCCCGACCGTCGCGACCGGGCCATGCGCCGCACACCCATGGGCAAGTTCGGCCAGCCCCAGGACATTGGTCACGCGGCCGTTTTCCTTGCTTCTGATGCCGCCCGCTATATCACTGGCGCTTCGCTGCCCGTGGATGGTGGTAACTCCATCGGCTTCTAG